Below is a window of Sulfurisphaera ohwakuensis DNA.
GATTCGGTTTGCTTTGCAAATTATTTCATTAATGTAAGATTAAACAAGTAATCATACATTTAGGAGATGAGCTGTAAGTTATATTAAGGAACAAAATGAGACTTTTCTCCTTTAATTAGTTTTAGATTAAACTCCCACTACCCTCCCATCCCTATTTATCACTCCCAAAGCCTCATGAGCAGAGCCCGTCATCAGTAGGGAGCTCATCAATACAAGACATTGAGGTAATACTGTATAAACATAATCATAATAAAGATACTAATTAAAAATGATTAAAAATTACGTAAAGATGTTACAGTCTTTAACTTGGCAGATGTTGTAATTATATTCTCATCGTTTATGTCAATAAGTTTAAAGGAATTTCTTACAATACTATATCTGGGTAGTGCTTCTTTCCATCCCTTAATTCTAGTATAAGCATGAAGAAATTCTATGAGATTTACAGGATTAACGTAAACCTCACTTTTTCTATTATCTCTTTTACTTCTTTATTGCCATAAAAGTATAGTATGATTGCAGATGTATCAAGCATTACTTTTTTCACGTTCTTTTCTCCTCTCTTCTTCTAAAATTTTTAAAGCTTGTATAGCATCCTTATCGCTTCCGAAATATTTTTCAATACTCTCTTTAGGAAATATGTAAATACCTTCATTGTCAACTACGACGTTTACTTCATCACCCTCCTTTATGTTAAACTTATCTCTAATCTCTTTAGGTATTACTATTATTCCTTTCTTACGAACTTTTAACCTATACATAAGAATATAATTATTAAAATGAGGTTTAAGTATAACTTCATGTAACGATAAGTTTAACAATTCGTGACTAAATTACATCATGACGATTTTCCGATAAGTATCAGATTAAATTACTTTTTTTCATATATTCATATCTCGATACTATTCCTATATTCTCTTACGGTTGCGAACCTTGGTTTGTTAAATATGTTGGAATGCAATTCTTCATTAACTTACGCATAAACACTTAGTAGTTAATTTTTTATTGATTAATCTAAAATCTATTATAAAATGGAATTTAGTATTAGTTTATATGGTGACTTTGAAAATCCAACCGTAGAAATACCGGGTAGAAGAGAAAAAGCTAGCAAATTATATCTAGAGGCACCTTTATATGCGTTTCTTATCTCAATACCTCATTGCATAGCTGAAGCTTTTGAAAGCATAGCTAAAAAAGAGGGAATTAAGATTAAGGATTGTAAAGTTAGAGCTGTATACGAGATTGATGAAAAACAATTTATGCTAGGATATCCTGTTATAAAGAAGATAAAAGTTTTTATATATAATAGTGGTTGTACATCAGAAGAATTAGAAGAGATGATACGTAAAGTAAAAAGGGAATGTCCAATTTATCTAAGTTTTTCAGAAAAAATAGAAATTTTACCTGGTAATTAATCAAACACTATTCTTACATCTACAGCAAAGGCTCCTCTCTCATTTACAAATAATGGATTTATGTCCATTTCTCTTATATTTAAATCAACTATCATCCTAGAGACACTTATTATTGTCCTTATAAGCGAATTCTCATCATAACCTCTTTTCCTAGCAGTTAACATAGCGTGAATCTTGCTCTCCATTAAGAGTTCTTGTGCTTCGTCTTCATAGATTGGTGACAAACCGTATGCGACATTCTTTAAAACCTCAACATAAATTCCTCCACTTCCTACTAGAACTACATGACCAAATACCGGATCCCTTATACCACCAATATAAACTTCTAAACCGTTTAACTGTTCTTGAATCATTACCCTCTTAGTTATTTTAGATAATTGCGAATAAACATCCTTTACTTGGTCTTTCTCCACGTTAACAACAACTCCTTTCATCTCTGTTTTATGTACTGGTTCATCTGGTGAAATTTTCATAACTACCGGATAACCAATAGAGTCTGCAACTCTTTGGGCCTCTTCTACACTTTCAGCAATTCCCCATTTGGGAGTTCTTATTCCGTAAATTTCCATAAGCTTCATCGCCTCATAATCCTTCAATGTTTTCTTTCCCTTAACAAGTTCTATAGCACTTTCAATTGGTTGAACTGTCCTTATTTTCTTCCTCGGTATTGGCTTATTTACAAAATATTTAATAGCTTTTACAGCGTCCTCTGGGAATGTATATGCTGGAATTCCAGTAGTTTCTAAAATTTTTAATGCTGTATCCTCATCAAGTCCCATAGTAATTCCGATAACTCCTTTTCCTTTAAAATTTGAAATTACTCTAGCAACATCTGTACAGCTAACCATTGGTAAAGCCTGAACTATAACTAACTTAGTTGAATTTAGCTCACTAACAATCTTTAATGCTGAATAGTATCTTTCCTTATTTGCATCCCCAGTTAAATCTAAAGGATTTCTAGGTACTGAAGTTGGAGGTAAAATCTTTCTTAAAGTTTCTTTCATCCAATCTGGTATTTCAACCATCCTTAATCCATTTTTCTCAATTTCATCAGAAGTAAGAACTCCATGTCCGCCAGAATTAGTAATTACAAGTAATTCTTCGGTAACCGGCTCAGAATACATTAAGAGCTTTGCGAGGTTTAACATATCATGAAGATTATCCACCAGAATTCCTCCAACAGTCCTAACTGCTGCTTTGAAAACTTCAAAAGAGCCAGCCA
It encodes the following:
- a CDS encoding AbrB/MazE/SpoVT family DNA-binding domain-containing protein, which codes for MYRLKVRKKGIIVIPKEIRDKFNIKEGDEVNVVVDNEGIYIFPKESIEKYFGSDKDAIQALKILEEERRKEREKSNA
- a CDS encoding OsmC family protein; amino-acid sequence: MEFSISLYGDFENPTVEIPGRREKASKLYLEAPLYAFLISIPHCIAEAFESIAKKEGIKIKDCKVRAVYEIDEKQFMLGYPVIKKIKVFIYNSGCTSEELEEMIRKVKRECPIYLSFSEKIEILPGN
- the acs gene encoding acetate--CoA ligase alpha subunit, which translates into the protein MSLEYLFKPKSIAVIGASRYKEKVGNVVFRNLLYTYHGKLYPVNSKAEDVEGVKAYKSVKEIPDPIDMVVITVPREAVPQVMEEAVEKNVKAAIVITAGFKEVGEAELEDKVISIARKGGIRVLGPNTFGIITPEFNATFAYTDVKRGNIALVVQSGGLGVYMLNWAQKYRVGISYMVSLGNQADVKEYEVIEYLSRDPETRAIFVYLEGVSDGNSFLETLPEATKRKPVVFLKGGTTSNGAAAAKTHTGSLAGSFEVFKAAVRTVGGILVDNLHDMLNLAKLLMYSEPVTEELLVITNSGGHGVLTSDEIEKNGLRMVEIPDWMKETLRKILPPTSVPRNPLDLTGDANKERYYSALKIVSELNSTKLVIVQALPMVSCTDVARVISNFKGKGVIGITMGLDEDTALKILETTGIPAYTFPEDAVKAIKYFVNKPIPRKKIRTVQPIESAIELVKGKKTLKDYEAMKLMEIYGIRTPKWGIAESVEEAQRVADSIGYPVVMKISPDEPVHKTEMKGVVVNVEKDQVKDVYSQLSKITKRVMIQEQLNGLEVYIGGIRDPVFGHVVLVGSGGIYVEVLKNVAYGLSPIYEDEAQELLMESKIHAMLTARKRGYDENSLIRTIISVSRMIVDLNIREMDINPLFVNERGAFAVDVRIVFD